A stretch of the Psychroserpens sp. Hel_I_66 genome encodes the following:
- the drt3b gene encoding antiviral reverse transcriptase Drt3b has protein sequence MSKKKKHIKYTIERAIISDVLPYEVPITFSNRYLYRFLVNNELEFKNNTIKYKTNFKDDYFDAFKIILKILFSTNISDPNTRKIPFTYKIGHKEKDFRELALVHPINQLELIEFYEQYKESIIYSCSLSNYSIRKPDNVAKFTFFNDKLHQTNKGDVSDFLELSGKEYENLKTFFSYSKYTNIYQFFEHYRYQRAEKKFNHLFKFDISKCFDSIYTHSISWAVLGLDVVKENVNSSKNTFTGKFDKFIQYANYGETNGILIGPEFSRIFAEIILQKIDITIEKKLKENNFLLKVDYEMYRYVDDYFLFCDDNVLKDEILKLLKHELKKYKLSINNSKTEEYNKPIITEITIAKNKIIDLFSDNPKFKITEIEEKEIDKKDEDDEVSLLNHKFELSFNPNKLATRYKIIIKESQVDYKDVLNYSLALLSSKIEKNLISFENIFFKYLEDNEDKAFSKSDLLKLRKTESLFTSHIEGVIDFIFFIYSVSPRVNSTIKVSLILSKIIQLFKEKNKATKKFKLSQNNRERVFKKILDESSFILRKNALNEYAQVESLYLFTLLRDIGKEYRLPEEILIKFLNVSQEKDLEKIIINNNTLNYFSIVVLFYYIGHSQKYKKVKEALIAYTFNYIREYPNEKRGKSSEMAHLILDLLACPYLELRIKTKLLVHYREDKNFSQIKKTISDSEKLLKFHKNHKYWFTKWERFNLAKELENKKSQEVYS, from the coding sequence ATGAGCAAAAAGAAAAAACATATAAAATACACCATAGAGAGAGCCATTATTTCTGACGTACTACCATATGAGGTTCCTATTACATTTTCAAACAGATATTTGTATCGGTTTCTAGTCAATAATGAATTAGAATTTAAAAATAATACGATTAAGTATAAAACAAATTTTAAGGATGATTACTTTGATGCTTTTAAAATAATTTTAAAAATATTATTTTCTACAAATATTTCAGACCCTAATACTAGAAAAATTCCATTTACTTATAAAATAGGTCATAAAGAAAAAGACTTTAGAGAACTTGCATTAGTTCATCCAATTAACCAATTAGAGTTGATAGAGTTTTACGAGCAATATAAAGAATCCATTATTTACTCTTGTTCTTTAAGTAATTATAGTATAAGAAAACCAGACAATGTAGCTAAGTTTACTTTCTTTAATGACAAACTTCATCAAACAAATAAAGGGGACGTTTCTGATTTTTTAGAACTAAGTGGGAAAGAATATGAAAACTTAAAAACTTTTTTTTCTTATAGCAAATACACTAACATCTATCAATTCTTCGAACATTATAGGTATCAAAGAGCAGAAAAGAAATTTAATCATTTATTTAAATTTGATATTTCTAAGTGCTTTGACAGTATTTATACTCATTCAATTTCTTGGGCTGTATTAGGTTTAGATGTTGTAAAAGAAAACGTAAATAGTTCTAAAAATACCTTTACAGGAAAATTCGATAAATTTATTCAATATGCGAATTACGGAGAAACCAACGGTATCTTGATAGGCCCAGAATTTTCTAGAATATTTGCTGAAATTATTTTACAAAAAATAGATATAACAATAGAGAAAAAGTTAAAAGAAAATAATTTTTTACTTAAAGTAGACTATGAAATGTATCGTTATGTTGATGATTATTTCTTGTTCTGCGATGATAACGTTTTAAAAGACGAAATTTTAAAATTACTTAAACACGAATTAAAAAAATATAAATTATCAATTAATAATTCTAAAACAGAAGAATATAACAAGCCAATTATAACTGAGATAACAATTGCAAAAAACAAAATTATTGATTTATTTTCTGATAACCCTAAATTTAAAATAACGGAAATAGAAGAAAAGGAAATAGACAAGAAAGATGAAGATGATGAAGTTTCTTTACTAAACCACAAATTTGAATTATCATTCAATCCTAATAAATTAGCAACACGTTACAAAATAATCATAAAAGAATCTCAAGTTGATTATAAAGATGTTTTGAATTACAGTTTAGCTCTTCTTTCGAGCAAAATTGAAAAGAACTTAATTTCTTTTGAAAATATATTTTTTAAATATCTTGAAGATAATGAAGACAAAGCATTCTCTAAATCTGATTTACTAAAACTTAGAAAAACGGAAAGTTTATTTACTTCCCATATTGAAGGTGTAATTGATTTTATTTTCTTTATTTATTCAGTTTCTCCAAGAGTAAACTCAACAATTAAAGTGAGTCTAATTCTTTCAAAAATAATTCAACTTTTTAAAGAAAAAAATAAAGCAACTAAAAAATTTAAACTTAGTCAAAATAACAGAGAACGTGTGTTCAAAAAAATACTTGATGAGTCAAGTTTTATTTTAAGGAAAAATGCTCTGAATGAGTATGCACAAGTAGAATCTCTTTATCTATTTACACTATTAAGGGATATAGGAAAAGAATATAGATTACCAGAAGAAATATTAATAAAATTCTTAAACGTTTCACAAGAAAAAGATTTAGAAAAAATCATAATTAATAATAATACATTAAATTATTTTTCAATAGTTGTCTTGTTTTATTACATAGGACATTCTCAAAAATATAAAAAGGTAAAAGAAGCTTTAATAGCATATACTTTCAATTACATAAGAGAATACCCAAATGAAAAAAGAGGCAAATCTTCGGAAATGGCACATTTAATACTTGACTTATTAGCTTGTCCATATTTAGAATTAAGAATAAAAACAAAACTGCTAGTTCATTATCGTGAGGATAAAAATTTTTCACAAATAAAAAAGACAATTTCAGACTCTGAAAAATTACTTAAATTCCATAAAAATCATAAATATTGGTTTACTAAATGGGAAAGGTTTAACTTAGCGAAAGAATTAGAAAATAAAAAGAGTCAAGAAGTTTACTCTTAA
- a CDS encoding IS110 family transposase, with amino-acid sequence MDKDIKYFGIDISHLVFDVTDPEGTHYQFKNNPSGFRKFAKLLDGDSHCVMEATGYYHYQLAYHLLESGIKVSVENPLAVKRFIQMKLSKVKTDKSDSRLICEYAKQVELKLWKGNSREQTECLQMARLLDVYTKQCTMIKNKLHGEEVLGNPSRAVVSSLNRSKKHIEKEMAELEKRLLMAVKRAHQEVLTCVRSIPGIGTKTGVMLIVLTGGFERFSSASELCSYAGLTPIIRNSGSSVSGRSRISKMGNQKLRSLLFMCSFSAVKYNRACKAIYDRIVAKGKSKKLALIAVCNKLLKQAFAVAKSGLKYDREYKSVLVKN; translated from the coding sequence ATGGATAAAGATATCAAATATTTTGGGATTGACATCAGCCATCTGGTCTTCGATGTCACGGATCCTGAAGGGACCCACTATCAGTTCAAGAACAATCCCTCTGGCTTCAGAAAGTTTGCAAAACTATTGGACGGTGACAGCCACTGTGTGATGGAGGCCACGGGCTACTACCATTACCAGCTTGCCTACCACCTGCTAGAGTCCGGCATTAAAGTATCCGTGGAGAACCCATTGGCGGTAAAGCGCTTCATACAGATGAAGCTCTCGAAGGTCAAGACCGACAAGAGCGATTCCAGACTCATCTGCGAGTATGCAAAACAGGTGGAACTGAAACTCTGGAAGGGCAATTCCAGGGAGCAGACAGAATGCCTGCAGATGGCAAGGCTCCTTGACGTGTACACAAAGCAGTGCACCATGATAAAGAACAAACTGCATGGAGAGGAGGTTCTGGGAAACCCGAGCAGGGCAGTGGTATCATCCCTGAACCGCTCCAAAAAACATATTGAGAAAGAGATGGCGGAACTGGAGAAAAGACTGCTCATGGCCGTAAAACGGGCGCACCAAGAGGTACTGACCTGCGTGAGGAGCATACCTGGCATCGGTACCAAGACAGGTGTCATGCTGATAGTCCTCACTGGTGGGTTCGAGCGTTTTTCAAGTGCAAGCGAACTCTGCAGCTATGCAGGCCTGACACCAATAATAAGGAACAGTGGGAGCAGCGTGAGCGGGCGCAGCAGGATCAGTAAGATGGGCAACCAGAAGCTGCGGAGCCTATTGTTCATGTGCAGTTTCAGTGCGGTTAAATATAACAGGGCATGCAAGGCGATCTATGATCGTATAGTGGCAAAGGGAAAGAGCAAAAAACTGGCATTGATAGCGGTGTGTAACAAGCTGTTGAAACAAGCTTTTGCAGTTGCTAAATCAGGGTTGAAATATGATAGGGAATATAAAAGTGTGTTGGTGAAAAATTAA
- a CDS encoding antitoxin Xre/MbcA/ParS toxin-binding domain-containing protein produces MEGKTRTENSNKKQGSVKLSVARKGKNPVRSRHSKFSPSWVVVHSKDAPGFKMELIGRIREGVKKSDWKQLIQYTDSTEKEFEHILPASISSMQKKAVYGKETSERIYELARLFGLGYEVFDSKEDFKKWLMTPSKTLGNKVPFELLDSSFGFEMVENEIIRVQYNVYS; encoded by the coding sequence ATGGAAGGTAAGACAAGAACAGAGAACTCAAATAAAAAACAAGGTTCAGTAAAATTGAGTGTTGCTAGAAAAGGAAAAAATCCAGTAAGGTCAAGACATAGTAAGTTTTCACCATCTTGGGTTGTTGTTCATTCTAAAGATGCTCCTGGGTTCAAAATGGAATTAATAGGACGTATTAGAGAAGGTGTGAAAAAGTCAGATTGGAAACAATTGATTCAATATACAGATTCTACTGAAAAAGAGTTTGAACATATACTTCCTGCATCTATAAGTAGTATGCAAAAGAAAGCTGTTTATGGAAAAGAGACGTCTGAGCGTATTTATGAATTAGCTAGATTATTTGGATTAGGTTATGAGGTCTTTGATTCAAAGGAAGATTTTAAGAAATGGTTAATGACTCCGTCGAAAACTCTCGGCAATAAAGTTCCATTTGAGCTACTTGATAGTAGTTTTGGTTTTGAAATGGTAGAAAACGAAATCATTAGGGTTCAATATAACGTTTATAGCTAA
- the drt3a gene encoding antiviral reverse transcriptase Drt3a, which produces MLDQSFSSSNFNKLFLKENRKGNFDKSHFTQEYLNKHQEFKNTVGEKLSLKKQKTLSKEELDDFAERLEVINNEKEEIRLSIFENYSNTINSQNTPFQFKIIYNSTKEVYTVENDPASYYAVKQLQLNIFKTFKVIQADRNKIIKQIFDIASDGFPKIIIKTDIKSFYESIPQDKLFKKIENNTLLSPFSKKLIKRLFYEFEDKKDKTKIPLGKGVPRGIGISAYLSELYMRDIDNEIKALEDVIYYARYVDDIIVIICPKTESTKRDYLHEIKNIICVKNNLILKDGSDGESSKTEIINLPKKGNYNKSFNYLRYCFNLKRTETTDNKSNFQLLLEISDNKIERYNERLKKSVTNYNQNSKYNEKEARNILIARLKFLTGNFHLNNNKRNVKAGVYYSNQMLKLNKVTYNSLKILDRKLSTALRDLNPPPKIGIDKIKLKLFLMQKYSFQKGFNNKEKNFYSFKLNPRETSFYFKKFKRATNKFEVIKSIWK; this is translated from the coding sequence ATGTTAGACCAATCCTTTTCAAGTAGTAATTTTAATAAATTATTTTTAAAAGAAAACAGAAAGGGAAACTTTGATAAATCTCATTTTACTCAAGAATATTTAAATAAACATCAAGAGTTTAAAAATACTGTTGGAGAAAAATTAAGCCTAAAGAAACAAAAAACACTTTCTAAAGAAGAATTAGATGATTTTGCAGAAAGATTAGAAGTAATAAATAACGAAAAAGAAGAAATTAGGCTATCTATTTTTGAAAATTACTCTAATACAATTAATAGCCAAAACACTCCTTTTCAATTCAAAATAATATATAATTCAACAAAAGAAGTTTATACAGTTGAAAATGATCCTGCTTCATATTATGCTGTAAAGCAACTACAACTAAACATATTTAAGACTTTTAAGGTAATACAAGCAGACAGAAATAAGATTATAAAGCAAATATTTGATATTGCTTCCGATGGATTTCCTAAAATAATTATTAAGACTGATATAAAATCATTTTATGAGTCTATACCTCAAGATAAGCTCTTTAAAAAAATAGAGAACAACACTTTACTTTCTCCATTTTCTAAAAAATTGATAAAAAGACTTTTCTATGAATTTGAGGATAAAAAAGACAAAACTAAAATACCATTGGGAAAAGGTGTTCCAAGAGGTATTGGTATTAGCGCATATTTATCTGAATTATATATGCGAGATATAGATAATGAGATTAAAGCATTAGAAGATGTAATTTATTACGCACGCTATGTTGATGATATAATTGTAATTATTTGCCCTAAAACAGAATCAACAAAAAGAGATTACTTACACGAAATAAAAAATATAATTTGCGTTAAAAACAATCTTATTCTTAAAGATGGTAGTGATGGAGAATCTTCAAAAACAGAAATAATCAATTTACCCAAAAAAGGTAACTATAATAAATCATTTAACTACTTACGCTATTGTTTTAATTTAAAAAGAACTGAAACAACAGATAATAAATCAAACTTTCAATTACTTCTAGAAATTTCAGATAATAAAATTGAAAGGTATAACGAGAGATTAAAAAAATCAGTCACAAACTATAATCAAAATTCAAAATATAACGAAAAAGAAGCCAGAAATATTTTAATCGCGAGATTAAAATTCCTTACCGGAAATTTCCATCTTAACAATAACAAAAGAAATGTAAAGGCAGGCGTCTATTACTCTAATCAAATGCTGAAACTAAATAAGGTTACTTATAATAGTTTAAAAATATTAGACAGAAAACTATCTACAGCATTACGTGATTTAAATCCACCTCCTAAAATTGGAATTGATAAAATAAAATTGAAACTTTTCTTAATGCAGAAATATAGTTTCCAAAAAGGATTTAATAATAAAGAAAAAAACTTTTATTCTTTTAAACTAAACCCAAGAGAAACAAGTTTTTATTTTAAAAAATTCAAAAGAGCAACAAACAAGTTTGAGGTAATTAAATCTATTTGGAAGTAA
- a CDS encoding MFS transporter encodes MEKIQNQKHTKETFYYSLSRMFERASYYGFRALVILYMTGEILKMDRTEALSIYGWFAGSMVFSQIIGGLFGDLLIGNKKAIIIGGIIQAIGAFSLCIPSTTGLYLGLFLVVLGSGFFTPNILSNFGKSYLNKTKLLDSGFTIFYLAINLGSFLGISLIGYSGEKFGYNIGFILSGILMLLSIVPIIISKEINLEEFEKSDISISKRILNILIAFIVVGLFWGIYEISNIRIFDLQMQFSEISAWNISKSMWQTIGSIFTLPISLVAIVLWTFFYSSQFFKLMVGFIFGAISLGILFLIPEIPTENHTITYLISLVFLGISEIHIAPIIHSILTKYANPKYLAILMSLAFLPTRLISLIFGLFNDKLYDNPLLGLKIGIAGMTVVGIGLIGYVWWNKKTTYNTV; translated from the coding sequence ATGGAAAAAATTCAAAATCAGAAACACACAAAAGAAACTTTTTACTACTCTTTATCAAGAATGTTCGAAAGAGCATCTTATTATGGTTTCAGAGCTTTAGTGATTCTGTATATGACAGGAGAAATCCTGAAAATGGACAGAACTGAAGCGTTAAGTATCTATGGCTGGTTTGCAGGTTCAATGGTTTTTTCTCAAATTATCGGAGGACTTTTTGGAGACTTACTTATTGGAAATAAAAAAGCCATAATAATTGGTGGAATTATTCAAGCAATCGGAGCTTTTAGTTTGTGTATACCTTCGACAACTGGTCTTTATTTAGGGTTATTTCTTGTCGTTTTAGGTAGCGGATTTTTCACACCAAATATCCTTTCAAATTTTGGGAAATCATATTTGAACAAAACTAAATTGTTGGATTCAGGATTTACAATCTTTTATCTCGCAATAAATTTAGGCTCATTTCTTGGAATTTCATTAATTGGTTATTCTGGAGAAAAATTTGGCTACAATATTGGGTTTATATTATCTGGTATACTTATGTTATTGTCAATTGTTCCGATCATTATTTCAAAAGAAATTAATTTAGAAGAATTTGAAAAAAGCGATATATCAATAAGCAAAAGAATTTTAAACATTCTAATTGCTTTTATTGTGGTTGGACTATTTTGGGGTATTTACGAAATATCAAATATTCGGATTTTTGACTTACAAATGCAATTCAGCGAAATTTCAGCGTGGAATATCTCTAAAAGTATGTGGCAAACTATTGGTTCCATTTTCACTCTTCCTATTTCATTAGTTGCAATTGTTCTTTGGACTTTTTTCTACAGTTCTCAATTTTTTAAATTAATGGTTGGTTTTATTTTTGGAGCAATATCACTTGGAATATTATTTCTAATTCCAGAAATCCCAACAGAAAATCATACAATTACATATTTAATTTCATTGGTTTTTCTCGGAATTTCGGAAATTCATATTGCACCAATAATTCATTCGATTTTGACAAAATATGCAAATCCAAAATACTTGGCAATTCTAATGAGTTTAGCATTTTTACCGACAAGATTAATTTCTTTAATTTTTGGTCTGTTTAACGACAAATTATATGACAATCCACTGTTAGGACTGAAAATTGGAATAGCAGGAATGACAGTTGTTGGAATTGGACTGATTGGATATGTATGGTGGAATAAAAAAACTACCTACAACACAGTATAA
- a CDS encoding RES family NAD+ phosphorylase, which yields MIVYRVANVKYKDKTLSGIGAEKVGGRWNSVGTRAVYCSENISLALLEYYVHSENIAYLPKEILIAKIQFPDEFLIEELKELPERWNQYPYSSKTTEVFTDLAKDRNRFALRVPSTIVGLESNIILNPLFKDFGRVEVVEFIELPIDDRLKKDKR from the coding sequence ATGATTGTCTATAGAGTAGCTAATGTAAAATACAAAGACAAAACATTATCAGGAATTGGTGCTGAAAAAGTTGGCGGAAGATGGAATTCAGTTGGTACGAGGGCTGTTTATTGTTCAGAAAATATTTCATTAGCGTTATTAGAATATTATGTTCATTCCGAAAACATAGCATATTTACCTAAAGAAATTTTAATTGCAAAAATTCAATTTCCAGACGAGTTTTTAATAGAAGAATTAAAAGAACTTCCCGAAAGATGGAATCAATATCCGTATTCTTCTAAAACAACAGAGGTTTTTACTGATTTAGCAAAAGATCGAAATAGATTTGCTTTAAGAGTGCCATCTACTATTGTCGGTCTTGAATCAAATATTATTCTAAATCCTTTATTTAAAGATTTTGGAAGAGTTGAAGTAGTCGAGTTTATTGAATTACCAATTGATGACAGGCTGAAAAAAGATAAACGTTAA
- a CDS encoding TPM domain-containing protein encodes MTFFSCKTAKVETKIEQPKTEINASEFPQQIGFINDFEKIFTEDDIKFLENALLYYKENSNREIAIITIESVPENTEFYQYAIRMSDNWNVGKNNDGNGLTVVLSKKLRKVRISTTEKTRNYLTDEFCQKVIDENMIPEFKKGNYNDGILLGINELIRKWI; translated from the coding sequence TTGACTTTCTTCTCTTGTAAAACTGCAAAAGTTGAAACCAAAATTGAACAACCAAAAACGGAAATAAATGCGTCTGAATTTCCTCAACAAATAGGTTTTATAAATGACTTTGAAAAAATATTCACGGAAGATGATATTAAATTTTTAGAAAATGCTCTTTTGTATTACAAAGAAAACTCTAATAGAGAAATCGCAATAATTACAATCGAATCTGTACCAGAAAATACGGAATTTTACCAATACGCTATCAGAATGTCGGACAATTGGAATGTCGGAAAAAATAATGACGGAAACGGACTAACTGTTGTGTTGAGTAAAAAATTAAGAAAAGTAAGAATATCAACAACCGAAAAAACTCGAAACTATTTGACAGATGAATTTTGCCAAAAAGTAATCGATGAAAATATGATTCCTGAATTTAAAAAAGGAAATTATAACGATGGAATTTTACTCGGAATAAATGAATTAATAAGAAAATGGATATAA
- a CDS encoding c-type cytochrome: MKKALLILIIGILNWNCNSDKKSYEPNLAMINQKSEQDNSFEKGKTLFKENCVACHYIGMNKIATAPALGGITERRNKEWLYNYTRNSSEMYKNGDSIAIELRNQGWALMFSFPNLTDKNLDDIYHFVEKQYELTKKRNK, translated from the coding sequence ATGAAAAAAGCTCTTTTGATATTAATAATTGGAATTCTAAATTGGAATTGCAACTCTGATAAAAAAAGTTACGAACCGAATTTAGCAATGATAAATCAAAAATCGGAACAAGACAATTCATTCGAAAAAGGGAAAACCTTATTCAAAGAGAATTGTGTTGCTTGCCATTATATCGGAATGAACAAAATAGCGACCGCACCAGCATTAGGCGGAATAACAGAAAGGCGTAATAAAGAATGGCTTTATAACTATACAAGAAACTCAAGTGAAATGTATAAAAATGGCGATAGCATTGCGATTGAATTAAGAAATCAAGGTTGGGCGTTAATGTTTTCGTTTCCGAATTTGACTGACAAAAACTTGGATGACATATATCACTTTGTGGAAAAGCAATACGAATTGACTAAAAAACGGAATAAATAA
- a CDS encoding RDD family protein, which translates to MHSKIKTKPNTILRFIAGLIDYGIIFFGTLFLIYFLGDRTDDGGLALSGTFSYLPILLWLFMTVALEIGFGATLGNSLVGLKPIPKNGIKRKLTFGESFKRHLLDPIDMFFFGLVGIITIKNTDLNQRVGDLWAKTIVVPIKSLKN; encoded by the coding sequence TTGCATTCTAAAATTAAAACTAAACCTAATACAATTCTACGATTTATTGCTGGCTTAATTGATTATGGAATAATATTCTTCGGAACCTTATTTTTAATTTATTTTCTTGGAGATCGAACAGACGATGGCGGATTGGCATTAAGTGGAACATTTAGTTATTTGCCAATTTTACTATGGTTGTTTATGACTGTTGCGCTTGAAATTGGATTCGGAGCAACACTCGGAAATTCATTAGTTGGACTAAAACCGATTCCTAAAAACGGAATAAAAAGAAAACTGACTTTTGGCGAATCTTTTAAAAGACATTTGCTTGACCCTATTGATATGTTCTTTTTTGGGTTGGTTGGAATTATAACAATTAAGAATACTGATTTAAATCAAAGAGTTGGTGATTTATGGGCAAAAACTATTGTTGTACCAATTAAATCCCTGAAGAATTAA
- a CDS encoding tyrosine-type recombinase/integrase, translated as MITLNDFITFEHDLEHDSEHDLAHKKDFSVPKIYSANGDLSKRWYVRFSFRNPDTGKLERQNNIYGNANNYTNKEDRLALLSRYRRRLLKLLKAGYNPNIDNTEFHKSQLLKTDLKNSLAEKAEKSFVPQIEYPKATANLKPSETISKTELKEDTPEDLGMPIREALDFSLKIKEKQIGARSHKDYEYTSNALVKWLEENRPKLKSIEQINKKAALDFLNSVLLRSSSRNRNNIRLHLSSLFQTLEDNEIISSNPIKKIPALRSIPKRNKSYTTEEHKKIFDYLKGEDPILLLYIKFISYNLLRPVEVCRLRVRDVNVKDKTLQFKAKNSPLKTKLIPQIILEELPDLSKLNPDAFLFTPIKIGGEWDTADVNKSNYFSKRFKNVVKDHFNLDKDQTLYSFRHTFITILYQSLVKNSSPHAAKSELMGITGHSTMDALEKYLRDIDAVLPKDYSKHLNND; from the coding sequence ATGATTACATTAAATGACTTTATTACCTTTGAACACGATTTGGAACACGATTCAGAACACGATTTGGCACACAAAAAAGATTTTTCCGTACCTAAGATATATAGCGCCAATGGCGATCTATCTAAGAGATGGTATGTGCGTTTCTCTTTTAGAAATCCAGATACTGGCAAACTTGAAAGACAAAACAACATTTATGGCAATGCCAATAACTATACAAATAAGGAAGATAGGTTGGCATTGTTATCACGCTACCGTAGAAGACTTTTAAAACTACTTAAGGCAGGTTACAACCCGAACATAGATAATACCGAGTTTCATAAATCTCAGTTGCTTAAAACCGATCTAAAAAATTCTTTAGCTGAAAAAGCCGAAAAGTCATTTGTACCGCAAATTGAATATCCAAAAGCCACAGCTAACCTCAAACCTTCTGAAACTATCTCTAAAACCGAATTAAAAGAAGATACACCAGAGGATTTAGGAATGCCAATTAGAGAAGCACTTGATTTTAGTTTAAAAATCAAGGAAAAACAAATTGGTGCTCGATCGCATAAAGATTATGAATACACGAGTAACGCTTTAGTTAAATGGCTCGAAGAAAACAGACCTAAACTCAAATCTATTGAGCAGATCAACAAAAAAGCTGCACTGGATTTTCTAAACTCTGTATTGTTGAGATCTAGTTCTAGAAACAGAAATAATATCAGACTTCACTTGAGTAGCCTTTTTCAAACACTAGAGGATAATGAGATAATTAGTTCCAATCCCATTAAAAAGATTCCTGCATTGCGAAGTATTCCCAAACGTAATAAATCCTATACCACCGAAGAACATAAAAAGATCTTTGATTATTTAAAAGGTGAAGACCCTATACTACTACTCTATATTAAATTTATCAGTTATAATTTATTGAGACCAGTGGAAGTTTGCAGATTGAGGGTAAGGGATGTTAATGTAAAGGACAAAACACTGCAATTTAAAGCTAAGAATAGTCCGTTAAAGACTAAACTAATTCCGCAGATCATATTAGAAGAATTACCCGATTTAAGTAAATTAAATCCAGATGCTTTTCTATTCACTCCTATAAAAATTGGCGGTGAATGGGATACTGCGGATGTAAATAAGAGTAATTATTTCTCTAAGCGTTTTAAGAATGTTGTAAAGGATCATTTTAATCTAGATAAAGATCAAACCCTTTATAGTTTTAGACATACATTCATTACGATTTTATACCAATCTCTTGTCAAAAACTCATCTCCTCATGCAGCTAAAAGTGAGTTGATGGGGATTACTGGACATTCTACCATGGATGCTCTAGAAAAGTATTTGAGAGATATTGATGCTGTTTTACCAAAGGACTATTCTAAACATTTGAATAATGATTGA
- a CDS encoding SseB family protein, with product MGIFDKLFGSKKTDSKIEVKIPNNDKLISLLESYGKNQSKENYQKAFNEIVDGNSFLILPSINDGNDKNEWKTLKKDSTLKLTSVFNQDGLKVLGAFTTPEKLLEWSKKETEYTAMNAKDAIDFCQTHGIDRIVIDSDSSTMFILERNKENVKTETIQEETEVQVGTPMKPISAKNLIKFQQNFAKVDVIKEVYQYAMVRNNESILVLGYVLDTYTDNSRTACIHTIQNSMDGETLELPLEMFMLEDESWLQTVKGIENSLIYSR from the coding sequence ATGGGAATATTTGATAAGCTTTTTGGTTCTAAAAAAACCGATTCCAAAATTGAGGTTAAAATACCAAATAATGACAAATTAATTAGTCTTTTAGAAAGCTATGGAAAGAACCAAAGTAAAGAAAATTATCAAAAAGCTTTTAATGAAATAGTTGACGGGAATTCTTTCTTAATCCTTCCTTCCATTAATGATGGAAATGACAAAAACGAATGGAAAACACTCAAAAAAGATTCGACATTAAAATTAACTTCTGTTTTTAATCAAGATGGCTTAAAAGTTTTGGGAGCTTTTACAACACCAGAAAAACTTTTGGAATGGTCAAAGAAAGAAACTGAATACACAGCGATGAACGCAAAAGATGCGATTGATTTTTGCCAAACTCACGGAATTGACCGAATTGTAATCGATTCAGATTCATCAACAATGTTCATTTTAGAGAGAAATAAGGAAAATGTAAAAACTGAAACAATTCAAGAAGAAACAGAAGTACAAGTTGGAACGCCAATGAAACCGATTTCTGCAAAAAATCTGATAAAGTTCCAGCAGAATTTCGCAAAAGTTGATGTGATTAAAGAAGTTTATCAATATGCAATGGTTCGAAATAACGAGAGTATTTTAGTACTTGGATATGTACTTGACACATATACAGATAATTCGAGAACTGCTTGTATTCATACTATACAGAATTCTATGGATGGAGAAACTTTAGAATTACCATTAGAAATGTTTATGTTGGAAGATGAAAGTTGGCTTCAAACCGTAAAAGGAATTGAGAATTCATTAATATACAGTCGATAA